In Ovis aries strain OAR_USU_Benz2616 breed Rambouillet chromosome 17, ARS-UI_Ramb_v3.0, whole genome shotgun sequence, the following proteins share a genomic window:
- the LOC101122981 gene encoding translationally-controlled tumor protein-like, translating to MIIYRDLISHDEMFSDIYKIREVVDGLCLEVEGKMVSRTEGNIDDSLIGGNASAEGPEGEGTESTVITGVDIVMNHHLQETSFTKEAYKKYIKDYMKSIKGKLEEQRPERVKPFMTGVAEQIKHILANFKNYQFFIGENMNPDGMVALLDYREDGVTPYMIFFKDGLEMEKC from the coding sequence ATGATCATCTACCGGGACCTCATTAGCCATGACGAGATGTTCTCCGACATCTACAAGATCCGGGAGGTCGTGGACGGGCTGTGTCTGGAGGTGGAGGGGAAGATGGTCAGTAGGACAGAGGGTAACATCGATGACTCGCTCATTGGTGGAAATGCCTCCGCTGAAGGCCCCGAGGGTGAAGGTACCGAAAGCACAGTAATCACTGGTGTCGATATTGTCATGAACCATCACTTGCAGGAAACCAGCTTCACAAAAGAAGCCTACAAGAAGTACATCAAAGATTACATGAAGTCAATCAAAGGGAAACTTGAAGAACAGAGACCAGAAAGAGTAAAACCTTTTATGACAGGGGTTGCAGAACAAATCAAGCACATCCTTGCTAATTTCAAAAACTATCAGTTCTTTATTGGTGAAAACATGAATCCAGATGGCATGGTTGCTCTGCTGGACTACCGTGAGGATGGTGTAACCCCatatatgattttctttaagGATGGTTTAGAGATGGAAAAATGTTAA